The window GATAGACCTTGATGTTAGGCTGAACGACTCTGAGGCCCGTTACAAAAAATGTGCGTACAGAATTCATATTAGGATCTACGGTTTGTTTGAGTTTGACAGAAACACCCCCAAAGAGGACGTTGACAAACTGCTCGGTCCAAACGGGCTTGCTATGGCATACTCCGTAGCGAGAGGAATTGTTGCGGAGGCTACAGGGACTTCCTTGCACGGCAAGATTATGCTTCCGACAGTCAATTTCATAGAACTTTTGAAGAGGAAAGCGGAGTCTGCGAAAGGCAAGAGAGCAGCGGGGAAGAGTAGGGCCAGGGATCACGGTAGCAAGAAGGAGCAAACAACGTGATTCTCTTCCATAACAAGAGGGAGTACACTGACTACCCGTTCGAGAGAGAAGATGAATTCGAGAAAGACATTATTTCCAATTCCAAGTTGTTCTTTGGGAAGGATTCGATAATCATTGATGCAAAGAAGAAGATTTCGACCAAGACTTTCGGTGGCTCGATCCCAGATGCCTTCTTGTTCGATCTTTCGGATATTGACAACCCAGAGTTTTACCTGGTAGAGGTAGAGCTCTCCACCCACAGTTTTTTTGACCATATTTTTCCTCAGATCACAAAATTCTTCGGCTTCTTTAAAAATACTGCCAACCAAGCCGAACTCGTTGAGAAGATATTTTCGTTAGTGAATGGCGATTCTGAGCTGAAGAAGGAATTCAAAGCTTACCTTGGGGACAAGGAAGTCTATAAATTCCTCAAAGACACAATCGAAAATAGTCAGAATATTCTACTTATCCTCGATGCCGAGAAGCCAGAACTACCTGAAATAAGTGAGACGTACTTTGACACCTGGGGAAAGGCCGTCAAGCCAATGATAGTGAAGAAGCTAATCAGCGGCTCGGACGAAATATTCATGATGCATCCCGAGTTTGAAAGTATTAAGTACATCGATGCTGATGGTGAGACAAGACCTGAATCAGAAAAGCGAGAATACTCCGAAGAATACCATTTTGATGGAGTATCTGAGAACATTAAGAAGGTTTATTCCAAGCTGAAAGAAC of the Candidatus Kryptoniota bacterium genome contains:
- a CDS encoding protein-export chaperone SecB; the protein is MSTLSPMQLKDFVVQLLHVEANPEFHPHRGSPTKDDLSVNFEMKQRKDGAQFRIDLDVRLNDSEARYKKCAYRIHIRIYGLFEFDRNTPKEDVDKLLGPNGLAMAYSVARGIVAEATGTSLHGKIMLPTVNFIELLKRKAESAKGKRAAGKSRARDHGSKKEQTT
- a CDS encoding DUF5655 domain-containing protein — encoded protein: MILFHNKREYTDYPFEREDEFEKDIISNSKLFFGKDSIIIDAKKKISTKTFGGSIPDAFLFDLSDIDNPEFYLVEVELSTHSFFDHIFPQITKFFGFFKNTANQAELVEKIFSLVNGDSELKKEFKAYLGDKEVYKFLKDTIENSQNILLILDAEKPELPEISETYFDTWGKAVKPMIVKKLISGSDEIFMMHPEFESIKYIDADGETRPESEKREYSEEYHFDGVSENIKKVYSKLKEQLLVFDSSVGFNPQKYYISVVKGRNVAFFKIRKKKITLVAMLPEDEVRKMLKFHAVKQLSEPVQRFYNGQSCAVVIENAFHLEEISSLLEALVSK